In Trichoderma atroviride chromosome 2, complete sequence, one DNA window encodes the following:
- a CDS encoding uncharacterized protein (EggNog:ENOG41~MEROPS:MER0000928~SECRETED:SignalP(1-19)) has protein sequence MKFHATSLAIACLASSASAAVAQPKGTAETTPQGEEFSITQIRNERWKGPNAPAAYIAALAKYSPTIPDSIKHAIRVNPGLRQKFGKLINAGNQTGTGVATPSPGGDAEYVLPVQIGTPPQTLPLNLDTGSSDLWVLSTDTYPSQVEGQPLYKPNNSTTSKRLPGESWVIQYGDGSSANGIVYTDRVQIGNTFFNTQAIESAINVSDEISDDTFSSGLLGAAFSTANTVRPDQQKTYLDNIKDQLVKPVFTANLKKGKPGNYNFGYINASEYTGNIQYAAIKPRSPLWEISVSGYRVGSNDTNYVARVWNAIADTGTSLLLAPVDIVNAYYKQIAGSKLDSGYGMMVFPCNTTLPDFVFGLGTYRGVIPGSYINYGKINRTYCFGGIQSSEDAPFAVLGDILLKAQFAVFDMGNKVVGFANKPV, from the exons ATGAAGTTCCACGCAACGTCCCTCGCCATCGCGTGTCTAGCAAGCTCTGCTTCCGCAGCAGTCGCCCAGCCAAAGGGCACCGCAGAGACCACCCCCCAAGGAGAGGAATTCTCCATCACCCAGATCAGAAACGAGCGATGGAAGGGGCCCAATGCGCCGGCTGCCTATATTGCGGCTTTGGCAAAGTATAGCCCTACGATTCCCGATAGTATCAAGCACGCGATAAGGGTCAATCCCGGGCTTCGCCAGAAGTTTGGTAAATTGATCAATGCTG GAAATCAAACGGGCACTGGTGTCGCGACGCCCTCTCCTGGAGGAGACGCAGAATATGTGCTCCCAGTCCAGATCGGCACACCTCCTCAGACGCTCCCCCTAAACCTGGACACTGGCTCATCAGACCT cTGGGTCCTTTCAACAGACACATATCCGTCCCAAGTCGAGGGCCAGCCGCTGTATAAGCCAAACAACTCCACCACATCCAAGCGCCTGCCCGGAGAATCCTGGGTCATCCAATACGGCGACGGCTCCAGCGCCAACGGCATCGTCTACACCGACCGCGTGCAGATCGGAAACACCTTCTTCAACACGCAGGCTATCGAGTCGGCCATCAACGTCTCGGACGAAATCAGCGACGACACCTTCTCGTCCGGCCTCCTCGGCGCGGCCTTTAGCACCGCCAACACGGTCCGCCCCGACCAGCAGAAGACGTATCTCGACAACATCAAGGACCAGCTGGTCAAGCCCGTCTTCACGGCCAACCTGAAAAAGGGCAAGCCCGGCAACTACAACTTTGGCTACATCAACGCCTCCGAGTACACGGGCAACATCCAGTACGCCGCCATCAAACCAAGGTCCCCCCTGTGGGAGATTTCCGTCAGCGGCTACCGCGTCGGCAGCAACGACACCAACTACGTCGCGCGGGTCTGGAACGCCATTGCCGACACGGGCACTTCGCTGCTTCTTGCTCCCGTCGACATTGTCAACGCCTATTACAAGCAAATCGCCGGCTCCAAGTTGGACAGTGGCTATGGGATGATGGTGTTCCCTTGCAACACAACGCTGCCTGActttgtctttggcctggGCACTTACAGAGGCGTCATCCCGGGATCGTACATCAATTACGGAAAGATTAACAGGACGTATTGCTTTGGAGGAATCCAGTCGTCCGAGGACGCACCCTTTGCCGTGCTGGGAGATATTCTTTTGAAGGCCCAGTTTGCCGTCTTTGATATGGGGAATAAAGTTGTTGGATTCGCAAACAAGCCTGTCTAG
- a CDS encoding uncharacterized protein (EggNog:ENOG41): MEAIVDRSAFTSPAVKRHIQSKRGAIRRRGANYFIRSTAKRLAESPNLAYHQLAYPSSYPCLTGAKKACRKDGGPVEGPRPLRSQIENDLRQVVFSHASATRREHRVPRVSPRKEADEGRELARSAVALPSDAHRLVRRPSLEREEAFRVASTAKGKVHTRASPESDDAQVAELYNQGLLYDDEEQRPEQVFNLNSIQHEDPVYTIRPAKRGRRSKKGGKPAALTLSFTDLGDYSAKASTSHLSTADDSTISEAFPPLRVVYEADASNPSFDVETSQPPDLMMDDSLSDYDCFSDGELDDDVPSQTEVLENANNPSAETWIMLG, translated from the coding sequence ATGGAGGCCATCGTGGATCGCAGCGCCTTTACATCCCCGGCTGTCAAGCGCCATATCCAGTCCAAGCGCGGAGCCATTCGACGCCGCGGTGCCAACTATTTCATCAGGTCTACCGCGAAGCGCTTGGCCGAGTCTCCAAACCTCGCCTATCATCAGCTCGCCTACCCGTCCAGCTATCCCTGCCTCACCGGTGCCAAGAAGGCCTGCCGAAAGGACGGAGGCCCCGTCGAGGGACCTCGTCCTCTCCGATCACAGATTGAGAATGATCTCCGTCAGGTCGTCTTCTCCCATGCTTCGGCAACCAGGCGGGAGCACCGTGTGCCGAGGGTATCACCTCGCAAAGAGGCAGACGAGGGCCGGGAGCTCGCCCGCAGCGCCGTTGCACTCCCAAGTGATGCGCATCGGCTTGTAAGACGGCCCAGCTTGGAGCGCGAGGAGGCTTTCCGCGTTGCAAGCACCGCCAAGGGCAAAGTTCACACTCGCGCGTCTCCCGAGAGCGACGATGCGCAGGTTGCTGAGCTCTACAACCAGGGCCTGCTctacgacgacgaggaacaGCGCCCTGAGCAAGTCTTCAACctcaacagcatccagcacGAGGACCCTGTGTATACTATTCGACCTGCAAAGCGTGGTCGCAGGTCAAAGAAGGGCGGCAAACCTGCTGCTCTCACACTCTCCTTTACCGACCTTGGCGACTACAGCGCCAAGGCCTCAACATCTCACCTTTCAACCGCTGATGACTCAACCATCAGCGAGGCATTCCCTCCTTTGAGGGTAGTCTACGAAGCCGACGCGTCAAATCCATCATTTGATGTGGAGACATCTCAGCCTCCAGACTTGATGATGGACGACAGTCTCTCTGACTATGACTGCTTCTCTGACGGCGAGCTTGACGACGACGTTCCTTCTCAGACGGAGGTTTTGGAAAACGCAAACAACCCGTCCGCAGAAACTTGGATCATGCTAGGTTGA
- a CDS encoding uncharacterized protein (EggNog:ENOG41~TransMembrane:1 (o187-211i)): protein MIVEAPRLQLTFANLQALNRQLNPRKHTMASNMLVLGAGELGLAVLEALAKHPKRSSSHSITVALRQATLDSAAPDKKRLVQQLRALAVGFEAVDVVQASVSELAAVFGRYDTVISCTGMGLPAGTQTKLARAALEANDGTKANKVRFLPWQFGMDYDAIGLGSSQDLFDEQLGVRALLRGQTATEWLIVSTGLFMSFLFVPAFGVVDLAARTVRGLGSWHNRITLTTPEDIGRATAEVVLDPRGLVNECVYVAGDTLSYAQLGDLLDDRFATPFRRELWDLDELARQMREQPDSVMVKYRDTFAQGRGVAWGQEKTLNRARGMEMTGVRAYLEAMDASVGE, encoded by the coding sequence ATGATTGTCGAGGCCCCTCGCCTGCAGCTCACCTTTGCCAATCTCCAGGCCCTCAACCGCCAACTCAACCCCCGCAAACACACGATGGCCTCCAACATGCTGGTCCTGGGCGCCGGCGAGCTGGGCCTGGCCGTGCTGGAAGCGCTCGCCAAGCACCCCaaacgcagcagcagccacagcatcACCGTCGCGCTGCGCCAGGCCACGCTGGACTCTGCGGCGCCGGACAAGAAGCGGCtggtgcagcagctgcgcgCGCTGGCCGTGGGCTTCGAGGCCGTCGACGTGGTGCAGGCGTCGGTGTCGGAACTCGCCGCCGTCTTTGGCAGATACGACACGGTCATCTCCTGCACGGGCATGGGGCTGCCGGCGGGCACGCAGACCAAACTGGCCCGGGCCGCGCTCGAGGCCAATGACGGGACCAAAGCGAACAAGGTGCGATTCCTGCCGTGGCAGTTTGGCATGGACTACGACGCCATCGGCCTGGGCTCCTCGCAGGACCTGTTTGACGAGCAGCTGGGCGTGCGGGCTCTGCTGCGCGGCCAGACCGCCACGGAATGGCTCATCGTGTCGACGGGCCTCTTCATGAGCTTCCTCTTCGTGCCGGCCTTTGGCGTCGTCGACCTCGCGGCCAGGACGGTGCGCGGCCTCGGCTCGTGGCACAACCGCATCACGCTGACCACGCCCGAGGACATTGGCCGGGCGACGGCAGAAGTCGTGCTGGACCCCCGCGGGCTTGTGAATGAGTGCGTCTACGTGGCCGGCGACACGCTCTCGTACGCGCAGCTGGGCGACTTGCTGGATGATCGCTTTGCAACGCCCTTCCGGCGCGAGCTGTGGGATCTCGACGAGCTGGCGAGGCAGATGCGCGAGCAGCCGGACAGCGTCATGGTCAAGTACCGGGACACGTTTGCGCAGGGCAGGGGGGTTGCCTGGGGGCAGGAGAAGACGCTGAACCGGGCGCgggggatggagatgacggGTGTGAGGGCCTATCTGGAGGCCATGGACGCATCCGTGGGAGAGtga